A segment of the Chitinophagales bacterium genome:
TCGATAATGATTTTATTGATGCTGCTATCATCAGCAAACATTTCCATTAATTTTTCTTTATTGGCCTGATATGCATTTACATACAGACAAGTGTCGTTCACTTTGAACAAGTTGCCAGAAGGAAGTAAGGATTGGTCGTAGATTCTTTCAGAACTGTATCCCTTCTTATTTTTTAAAACCAATTTTCTGATAGACATATCAGTCTTTTGCACTTCAATGCTAACCGAATCACGATTTCCATTGAAAAGATAGTAATTCAGATTTCTATCTGTTGCCGTTTTATTGGCAGCCTGAGCATATTTTTTATAATATTCTAAAAGGGAATCTACTTGAGTTTCGTCAATTTTAAACAATACATCACCTATTTCCAGTTTTTCATCCACAGTGCTATCATTAGTGTCCAACCAGGTGATTACAGATTTGCCTTCAATAATACTTGTGAAAAATGGCGGCTGTGAATATCCCAAAATCGAATCAAGCATAGAACTTTTGAAAACAAGGTGTGTGTCCCTAATTTTTGCAGCAAACTCGCGCATTATAAAATCATAACCCGCTGCTTTTGCTTTGGCTTGTATTTTTGGAATATAGGTCTCAAGAACGGTATTCCAATCTGAGTCCAAAAGAGATTTATAGGGATAAAACCAATTCATCAAATTCCAGAACCGGGCAAAGGCAAGCAATTGCACCGCTTTATTTTGGCGCACATCTTCCTGCGGCTCCGTTTCGTTGATCAGAGTCATTACACCATTGGTAAAGGGAGCAATGAGATAATGCTGTTTTTTTACAGAACTGTGGACCAGTTTCTCAATTTTAGCATCAAGAATTGTGTCTCCACTTTCAAAAGTGAGTGAATTCAGTACAATCAACTCTCGCTTATTTTTAAATTTTTTGTTTTTTGGCTTTTTAATGTCATTGCAATAATTGAGCATTTGCCATAAAACTGTGTTCAATTCTACTGTATTTTTGGCATTTTCAAGCTTTGGTAAATATTCAAGAAATACAGCATCCCAATTTGTTTTACCTCCTGCAACTGCCGGGTGATGGTATTTTAAAATTCCCCAAAACTCGATGTATTTGGCAATATGATCGGTGTTGTCATTCCTCTCTCGGGCATGGTTCTCCTGAAAGGGAAATATTAAAATCCACAGAATTATCAAAAAGTATAGCTCCCTAAATCCTGACATTTGCTTGATATCGAACAAGTACATTAAATTGATTTTAAGTTAATAAAACAAAACATTACATTGTAGTATTAATCAAAACCTCTTTTAAAAACCTGTGCTTAAAGCCGGAATATGCATTAGAAAATTTATTACATCAATCAAAAACTTTAAAAATGAAACGTATACTCCTATTAATTAGCCTGGCAATATTGGTTTCCTGTAGTAGTACATTTGCCCAGGAAGTGTTTGCCGAAGTAGAACAAATGCCAGAATACCCGGGCGGGCAGGAAAAACTGCTGGAATACCTGGGGAAGCTCAAAAAGCCTAAAAAACTGGAAAAGGATTTTACACTTTATGTAAGATTCCTGGTAGATACTACAGGCGAGGTACAAGAAGTAATTATAGCCAATGAATCTGAAACTGATGATGAAGCGCTGAAACAAAGCGTAGTGCAGCATGTGCGAAAAATGAAAAGATGGGAACCAGGCCGGCAAAAGGGCAAGCCGGTGATTGTACAATATGTGGTTCCCTATAAATTTCAAGCCGAAGCCGGAAAGGAGTAGATCATGTTAAGCAAGCCGTTTACCTTCGTCTTATTTTTAATTTTATGGATTTTCTCCATTGATGTAACAGCTCAAAAAATCTATACTATTGCAGAAGAAATGCCCGAATATCCGGGTGGTGAAATGGCACTCTATGAATATTTATATGAAGTTCCTTTTCCCGAAAAATACAAATCCCCAGAGTTTAAAAATCAGATACAAATTCAGTTCCAAATAGATACTGCGGGAAATGTGCAAAACATAGGTGTGAAAAACCAAACCGATAATGATGAACTGGGACTTATAGCCATTGAGCACATTGAAAAAATGCCGCAATGGAAACCGGGCATACATTTAGGGAAAAAGGTGATCGTGCAATATGTATTACCGATTCCATTTGAAAGATTAACCCCTAAAAACAAGAAGAGAAAAGGAAAATAGATTCACTCACTTCCTCAGCGCATACTTATAATAGCCGCGCCATTTTTCCAAAACGGCAGTAAAATCCTCGGGCAATTCCGACTCAAATAACATTTCCTTGCCCGTTTCGGGATGTACAAAACCCAGACTCTTTGCGTGCAATGCCTGCCGGGGCATCAGTTGGAAGCAATTTTCTACAAACTGCTTGTATTTGCTGTAAATGGTTCCCTTGACAATTCTGTCGCCTCCATAAGTATCATCATTAAAAAGTGGGCAGTTGAGGTGCTTCATATGCACGCGTATTTGGTGCGTGCGTCCTGTTTCCAGTTCACATTCTATCAATGTGGTATAGCCAAAGCGCTCCAGAACTTTATAATGCGTTACAGCTGCTTTTCCGAAATCACCATCAGGATAGGCCGCCATTTTTTTTCTATAGCGTTGGTCTCTGCCAATGAACACATCAACTTTACCTTCATCATCGGGCAAATCGCCCCAAACCAATGCGTGGTATTTACGCTCTGTGGTCTTTTCAAAAAATTGCTCTGACAAATGGGTCAGTGCCCTTTCTGTTTTGGCAATCACAAGCAGTCCACTGGTGTTTTTATCGATGCGGTGTACCAGGCCGGGGCGAGTTCGGTCAGCTTTCATGGCCAATTCATTAAAATGATGCAAAAGTCCATTGACAAGTGTCCCTGTATAATTTCCCGAACCGGGATGTACAACAAGTCCAGCCGGCTTGTTGACCACTGCAAGATGCTCATCTTCATAAACTACATCAATTGGGATGTCTTCGGCCTCCAGTTTAAATTCCCGTGCAGGAGTAGTCAGCATAATCCTGATATCATCTCCTGCCTGTATCTTGTGATTGGATTTCACTACACTTCCATTGACAAAAACCTGTCCTTCCTTCGCTGCATTCTGAATTTTATTTCTACTAATACCTTCTATTCGGTTGTGCAGAAATTTATCAATGCGCATCGGTTCCTGACCTTTATCGGCTTTAAAGCGGTGCTGCTCATACAATCCTTCTGACTCTTCAATATCATTACCTGTATTTTCTTCCATTTTTATTTTTCAGATTGCATACTTTTATTCTGTAATGCGCATTAATTGGGCTTAAATTTAACCAGCCTACACACAAAACAATAAATAATAATTTATTTATAGAAAGGCTTTTTACTGATGTATTAGAATACTATACCGTCAGCTAAATTGATTTTTAAAACTTTCGTATTTTTCGATATTCAATCTCAAAACATGCTCAACGAATGAAAATTTATAGCCTGCACTACCTGTTTCATAATTACCCCTATTTTCCTTACTCAAGCTCTTTCTCGCTAAGCTTGTATGTGGTTTTCTGAATTTATACAATAACTTGAACACATTGTCTATTTGCTCTAAACACTTACCATCAACAGTATTAGAGTGATCAGTCAATGCTGTACTCACTTTTTTTAACAGTGAAGGTTTATCTTCAATTTCATCAAACATTTCCCTTAAATAAATTGGCATATACGCATTACACTCTCTGGTAAATTTAAGGTATATCTCATCATCATTATCAAACCATAACATTTTATCAACAAGGTATAATGGGATTTGCCCACCTCCCGGGCCTATATATTCTTTGTTTCCAACTTCCACAGGGTCAAAATAGGGGCGCAATCGATTGCTAAACACCCAGGGGTCTATAAGCCTCATGGATTGTGCAAATGCAGAAACGGATTTTTCAAAATTGGATTCTATGTTAGATAGAAGCATTGAAAAATCAGAATTATCTGTTTCTAAAAGTTTAAAAATATCAAAGGCAATATTCTCAAAATAAGGTATTGTATTTCTCACGCCATTTATTAAGCCTATTTCATCCTCTAATTTTGTGAAAGTTCTTTGTCTGCTTCCTGCAGGGTTCCACACACCATAATGGTAGGAACTTTCCCGTGGTGGCAAAGCCGTATTTTTTGCAATTTGGAGTAAAATAGTCTCTAAATTTGAAACAACTTTAACCGGTTGGACTCCTAATTTTCTAATTGAAGATATCAGAAAACCCAAATCCCTCATTGCTGCAAGGTTGTTTTCTACATCAAGACTTTGTATAAATTTAAGAGAAGGTAATAAATCAGAAGTTAACTCAATTAAACCCTTTAAATTTTCCTTTTGATTCAAATCATGCAACATGTCAACATAAGGATCGAAACCTAAAGGATCCAATACAGAAACTCTTAAATGTAAATCTGCACTGTATTTTATCATTTTCAAACCATTATTATACGAACTTAATCATTTTAAGCATCTAGTTCCACCAATTTAATTAAAAGAAAAGCTACCTGAGTTCACATTTAATTTAAGCCCAAACACAATGTGATATAATAAGATTATTTACTTGGAAGCGTTGTGTATTTTATTATTTAGTAAACAACCTGGGGCAAGCCTGCCTTTGTCGTCAGACAAGCCTCGGAGCACCCGCCTGCTTAGTCGGGCAGGTTCAAATCTCGATTATTGAGTAAAATATGCTTCGATTTTACTTACAACATACTTTATCTCTTCATCAGAAATAGTATTATAAATAGGCAATCTTAATAGTTTATTGCTTTCTAATGTAGTGTATTCATCTTTATCAATGCTACAATTTAATTTTCTGCCGCGAATAGAATTGTGCAATGGTGTATAATGAAATGAATTCATTATTCCATTTTTCTTTAAGTAAGACATTAAAGCATCCCTTTGTCGCTTGTTTTCACATTTCAAGAAAAAAATGTGAGCGTTGTGTTTGTAATCAGCCTGATGCTTAGGAAGCAATTTATTTAGAATTGGATTTTCGAGCATTAAATTGAAATAAGTATTCCATTTCAATTTCCTCTCTTCAATAATTTGTTCGCTTTTTATTAATAAAGGATATAAAACAGCAGCATTGAACTCAGGCATATTGAATTTTGAACCACTGTCAATCCATTCATAAGCATTTACTTTTTTTTTGAAAAAAGCAGATCTGTTGGTCCCATTATCGTAGCATATTTTTACTTTATCGACATATCTATTTTTACATAATAATACACCTCCCTCGCTACAACCAATATTTTTCAATGTATCAAAACTGATACAGGAAAAGTCACCCACACTACCCAGCAATCTGTCATCATCCGTTTTTGCGCATATCCCCTGTGCATTATCCTCAATTAACAGCACATCAGATTCATCACAAATTTGCTTTATTTTGTTCAATTGACAAGCCACACTTCCATAATGCATAACAATTACAGCTCGTGTTTTCTTGTTTATCAAATTTTTTATACTCTCAGGGGGAATATTCATGGTTTCTGGATCAATATCCGTAAACCTTAATACCGCACCGTAATTTGAAAAAGCATTGGCCACACCAACAAAATTATAAGAGGACATAATAATTTCATCGCCCGGTAATATGCCAATAGACAAAGCAATTAATTCCATTGCTCTTGTACAGGAACTGGTCATAAATGCAGTGTATTCGGGGTATTTCTGTTTAAAATATTCTTTGCACTTTTGTGTAAATACCCAATCACTAATGGTCTCTGGATTTTTAACAAGAAATTCTACATTATTACTGCTATCATTGCAGGTATATGGTATATTGAATGGGATTTTCATCAATGAGTAATGTTTTTGTAAAAATAGTTTTTTAGAACCTAAGTTTGAAAACGAATTTGGGTACAGTACAATAAGCAATTTTAAATTTATAAAGTCATAATTTCCCTACTACAAAATGATTAATCTTATATAATACATGTGCGCCAATAATTCATTCTTTCTTTCGGGAATCCTTTCGATATTTTTAATGATATTTACTCATGTGTTTTTTAACACTTATTTTGATTCTTACGAACCTATCAGTAATTATTTAATTTACTCAGCGGCAGAATTAAACACTTATTTTAAGGCAATATCTAATAATGATTTTGGACTTTTTCAGTTATACATGCTCCTACAGCAAAAAACATCAAATATTTCTGTATTTAGTTTAGCTAAAGTCTTTTTTGTGTTGATTTCGTTTTGGATAATGTTTTATTGCATTATTAGCAAATCAAAACAAACAGTCATGCATTTATTCTTATTGGGAATATGCATTTTACTATATTTTGAAAATATGGTTTTCATTAACAATGTAAGGATCAGTTTCTTATTGTCCTTTGCTACTTTAATGTACCTTTTTGTATCAAAAATAAAAGGTGAGAAAATAAATTTATTATTGTTTTACACCTTAGTTGTATTGTCCGTTATAAACAGGATAGAAATAGCTATGGTGGTTTTTATACTTGGGTTTATTTATAGTCTTATTTTTTCAAAAAAGAAAATACTACACAGTGCAAATGCAGTTATTATATGTGCTGTATTCTACTCCGTATTTCTTTGGGGCAATTACACCTATAATAACACAGCTTATAATTATATTAAAATTGAAAAGGCACTTGACGACAGGAGAGATTTCAGGTTTTCAAGCATAAATAACTTAAATACTTTAACAAATGAAGAGGTGAAAATGTATGCCAGAGCTTTATTTGTTCTGGATGAACCTACATTAAATATAGAAGAATTTGATTTTTCAAAAGTATTAAAGCACAAAACTTTCAGTGAATACATAATGAAAAATTCAGATTTTTTTTCCATATACACCAATCAACTTATAGAAAGTTACAAAATATTCACTGAATACTACTGGCCGGTACTTATCATTCTTTTTATTAGCATTATTTATATTTCCCTTTCAGTAAAAGCTCAATTATTAAAAATCATACTTTTTACTCTGTGTTACATTGCTGTTATTCCATTTTTGGCCCTCATGGGGGAGGTTCCTAAATCATTTATTGCTCCATACATTACTACAGGAGTATTTATTTCTATTTGGTACATTTATTTAAATATCAAAATGAAAAAAACAGTTAAAGTTATTTTTGGAATGACATTCCTTATTTGTAGCCTATTGCTATATATCACGAATATTCAACCTACACTAAATAAAAAAAGAAACCTACAGCTAAATTCTGATAAAATATACAATGATTTTAAAACTGAAGAAGAAGTTTTTATATTGACAATATTTGACTGGAAAATCTTACCAGTTGAGTTGTTTCACCCCAATGCAAGTTTTATTTTTAACAGCATAAGTTTCAGACAATACGATCATACTAATATTTTTCAGCTACAGAAAGAGCGAACTTTTGGTGAAAATTATGCAAGTCTAAAACATCGATTCGAGTATTTAATCAAAAATAAAAGAGCTGTTTATGGCAGCAATTACATAACAGATTTTTACAAAGCATACCTAAATAGGGTTCATGATTTTAAAATTGAATTTATACCTATTAAAAACATTGAAAACACTGATATTTATAAATTCAGAATCGAGATGATTCAATAAGTAAACAACTTTTCAATAAACCTGCATTTTACATTTGAAGTGCATTTGCAAAATGCAAATCAAATAAAATTAAGCCCCATTTTACATGAGTTTATTATGCACTTTTAAAATTAATTCAGATACAGTATACTATCCTACTGATAATTTTATTACTTCTATATTTACCCTTAACAAAATCTCATGTCTCGTCCATGAATAATAAAATTCCAAGTAGGCAGCAAAGATTATTTGACCTTATTGAGCCTTTCAAGAACAGTAAAAACATAGCTTTCAGCCGTTTGTCAAACAAAAAAACGGAGTTTATTTCCTACGAAAAATATTACGAACTGAGCCATCTTCTGGCTGAAAAATTTATTTCCTCAGGAATATGTATTGGAGATGCTGTTGGATCTATTTTAAACAACAGAAAAGAATGGAATATAATTGATATGGGGGTAGTGCTATCAGGCGCTGTGCATGTTTCGATCTTCCCTACTTTTTCTGAAGAAAATATAATACACATTTTAAGTCAATCAAAAGTTAAAGTATTATTTGTTTCTAAACCATCAATCTATTCCAAAATTCTTTCCCTAAAAGACAAACTGCCTAATTTACAGGATATAATACTGGTAAATAACAATCAATTTTACGATTACATCCCCGATAAGACATCTACAATTTTAAAAGACAAACTAGAAGGAAGAAAAAAGAATATCACTAATGAATCGATCTGCTCAATTTTATATACTTCAGGTAGCTCTAGCAAACCTAAAGGTGTACCTATAAGCCACACAAGTTTTTTGATTTATGCTGAAAGTCTAAACAATACTTATGGTGATTTTGCCGGGTCAAATATGCTAAGCTTTCTTCCACTTTGTCACGGATTTGAAAGAAGTCATTCTTATTATTATCAAGCGCATGGAAAACAAGTGAATTATATTGATCCGGGACCAAATTTATTGCAATACATTGAGCAGATTAAACCAACATTTTTCACGATTGTTCCATCAATTCTTTCAACTTTGCTCAGAAATATTGAGGTTGATAAAAAAGAAATAAATAAAGTATTCCCTAAACTTCAGATAATCTCAAGTTCAGGTGCTCAACTCAATGAATCTATAATTAAATTCTTCAAAGAAAAAACGGACATTCTGTTATTACAGTCTTATGGCTGTACTGAATGTCTTGGAATTTCAGCAAATAACATACATCACAACAAGCCAAGTACCTCGGGAAAAATATTGCCCTATGTAGAAATTAAAATCAACAATGAAGGCGAAGTAATGGTAAAAAGCCCTACCCTATTTAAAAATTACTTTAAAATTAAAACTTCAGCTTTTTTTGAGGGTGATTATTTTAAAACAGGTGACTTAGGTGAATTGGATAATGAAGGTTATCTTACCCTAAAAGGGAGAAAAAACAACTATTTCAAATTACCGAATGGAAGGTTTTTTGATCCATTTGCACTTGAAGAAAAGATAAAGGACTTGAAATCTGTAAACGAATGTATATTAACACTTCAAGACAACAGATTAATTGCTATTATCAACCTGCATTTAGAAAAATCAAATGAATTAAAAACATCTGAAATTAAAAATCACATTTTAGCTTTGAATCGAAAGCATATTGATAATGAAAAGATTTCGGGCTATATTATCACAGAGAATAAATGGAGTCCTGATTCAGGCGAGTACACACACAATATGAAACAAAGGAGAAGTTTTATTCGAGATAAGTATATTAATCTTGAAATCGAGTTTTTATGAATGAATTAAATCGTTTTTTAGAATTGATATCTTATGAGTTAGAAGATGTTTCAATAGAGGATCTTTCACCGGCCATTGACATAAAAAAACTAGATCAATGGAATTCCATCAATGCAGTTTTTATTTTAAACATGATTAGCGAGCATTATAAAATTGAAATAAGTTTTGAGCAATTAAAAGCTTCACATTCAATCGAAGAACTTTTTAAGTTAATTCAAAAAAATCAAAAACAGAGCTGATTGAATAGTGACTATATCGATATTGTAATACCTGTTTTTAATGCTGATAAACATATAGAAAATACTGTTACAGCTTTTTTAGAAGCATTTATAAATAGCAGAATCATTCTAATAGATGATTGTAGTGAGGATGAAACCTGGAATACGCTATTGAAGATAAAAGAAACGCACTCAGAAAGAATTTCAATCGTAAGGCTAAATAAAAATCTGGGGCAACACAAGGCTACATTTATTGGGCTTACTTATTCGCAAAACATATTTGCTGTAACTACTGATGATGATATGAGCATTCCTTGTGTAGAAATTGAAAAATGCCTTCACATTCTTAAAAATAGCGGGAATGAATTATTGGTAATGACCTACGATAAAAGCCGCAAAAGCAAAGTCAGACTGGCATTTAATGAGTTGGTAAAACGCTTGCTAAAAATTGACAATTATAGTACAAATCATAAAATAATTCATAAAAAACTGATTGGTAGAATTGAAAATTACTATTCTAATTTGCTTTTTATCGACATAATACTTTTTCACAACACCAGCAGATATCAGTTTCAGGATGTACTGCATTTTAACAATACCAAAAGTCGGTACAATATCTTTTCAAAGGTTTACTTTTTATCAACCTTTCTGTTTCATTATCTACATTTTAATTTTCTAAAAAAACAAAATACCAATAATTTTTCGTCTGATTACCTCAAGAAATTCAAAGCAGATGAGCTATTATAACAATATACATTTCGCGGATTTATCTGAAGAGCACCTGGAGATGTTAAGGAATTGGAGAAATACTGATGAGGTCAAACAATTTCTTGTCAATAAAAATCATATAAAAGCAGATGAGCAAATAAAGTGGTTTGCTGAATTGGATAAGCGCAAAAATATTTATTATATCGTTTATTATGAAAACACAGCAATTGGTTGTGCAAGCTTAGTTAATATAGATTACAAGAAAAAAACAGCCCAACCGGGTTTTTTCATAGGAAATATTAAATTCAGAAATCATCCTGTGGCTGTATTTTCAGTATATAAACTTATAGAGCGGGCATTTAATGATCTGAAATTAAATCATTTAGAATCTGTGGTTTTAGCAGAAAACAAATCTGCCATTCAATTGTATCGCTTTTTAGGGTTTGGGCTTACTCCAATAAATACAGAGCTTATGAATTCTAAAATAAGCAGGAAGCAGTTTTACAACAATCAATCTGTAATTAAAAAGAAATTGTTCGGGAATTGATAATTGCAAATCTCCTTAAATTACATTTCATGTCTTGTTAGTTTATACAAACTTAGTTTACCATTATTTCTTCCAACAATAATCAGAGGCTTTTCTCCATCAGTATCAACATCAATTATTGCCCTACAATCTCCATCCGCCCACAAACCAGTTTCAGCAGGTAATAATTCATTAAAATCTCCATTTCCATCGCCTTTCAATATCAAGCCTTTTTGAGCTGTGTATTGTCCTCTTTCGACCTCGCTGTGATAGAAATTTCCAACTACTGCAATATCCTGATTTCCATCCTTATCAAAATCAAGTACAAGCATGTCCATAATAGGAGCTACCTGTGCCCATACGGGCAAGATTTTAACATCAAACTTTCCATCACCTGAATTTTGCAAATAAATTGAAGCTGTAGTGTGTGCTTTTAAATGATAAGCGCTTTCTAAATTTTCCATACCAAACACATCATATACTGATGCCTTACCAAAATCTGAATATCGATAGTATTTTTTGGACAGTCCGTTTATTTTCTTTTTTAATGGCCCTAACTGCTTAGTAGGATATAGGACACTATCTTCATAATAGCATGCTGTTATTACATCAAGAGAACCATTATCATCAAGATCACCAGCAAATATCTCCAGCGGATAGGAAGCTGAAGCTTTATACCGCGTGTTTAAGCCAAGATTACCGATAACATAATCCGGCTTCCCGTCATTGTTAAAATCACCAGTTTCTATGCTGTTCCAAAAACCACTTAAGGTATCCACTGGGAAAATTTCCCTGGTTTTATTTACTAGTTTTCCATTTACATATTGAAAAAACTGAGGAGACATATATTCTCCAACTACTATCAAATCATCATTTTCATCTCCATTAAAATCAGTCCAAATGGCATCTGTTATCATTCCAATATTTTTCAATCCTACTGCAAGTTTATCTGTATGATCCCTGAACGCTCCATCTTCATATACAAACAGGTAGCTCTCCGGTGGCAACGGGTACTCCCATGCCTTAACCCTCCCCCCTACAAAAACAAAGGTTTGATTATCGATTTTTCCGGGACGCACAACTGAAGCACTAGTATTAATCTGTGGCAGGATATATTTCTGAAATTTACCTTTTCCTTTATTGAGATAATAACGGTGGTTATAAAAATCATCTCCATGCGCCTTCTCATTGCCCCCAGAGGCCACATAAATATCATTCATGCCATCGCCATTGATATCAAAAATAGCTATACCTGCATCTTCTTTCCACTTTTCACCTGCCAGTGTTGTGGTATCATTTCTAAAAACACCAGAACTAATTTGATAATAAATTTCAGTGGGATATCCTGCTGCTCCACCAATTATAATATCTTCCAAGTCATTCCCACTAATATCTCCCTTAGCCATATAGGGACCAAAACGCGAGTACAATTGAGGCAACAGTAGGTTTTGCTCAAAATCTAAATAATCATTTTCTCTATGTTGATAATCTATAAGACCAGGAATTTCTGCAATTTGAAATGGGGAATTCGGCTTATTTTCGGCTGGTTTTGCTCTTAGCTCGTCTTCTAAATAATTCACTTCAAGTAGTTGATTTGCATGAATCGTTTTCAATTTCGTTTGTTTCCCATTTGACCAGGTAACTATCAAGGAATCAACTTTTTCAACCTCATCTAGGCCAAAATGTAAAAAATGCTCAGAGCTTGAATAAAATCCTCTGCAAGGATTGAGTTCCTGAAGTTGCATTTCATCATTGTAGTAAATTTTCACTTTGCTGTGCAATATTGAAAATTTATTGCCCGCATCTAATTTAACCCGCAAATAATTAGTTGTAGTGTCATTAAGCTCCCTCGAATTGTTCTTTAAAATGACACTATATTGTTTGGAATTATTAAAAATCAATTCCAAATCCCCGTCATTATCCAGATCTGCATAGGCAGCTCCCCTGGTGTTCAAAGGTTTATTTTTAAACCATTGCCGGCTCACATCAGTAAAATCCAAATCACCCTTGTTGCTAAAAAAGAAATTGGTAAAATAGTCAGCAGTGATTGTATCTCCTAAAATCAATTCAAATACATTGAAATTTTCATCTCTGGTTATAGAGTCAAAATAAAGCGGAGTGTCATGCTCAAGGAATTTCTGAATATAATATCCATTGCTCACAAATATATCCTTGTGCTTATTGTTGTTAAAATCAGCCAGCAATACAGACCAGCTCCATTCAGTGGCATCCGCATCAATCATCTCTGATATTTCTGAAAATTGCTTTTCCCCATGATTGACATACAACATATTTTTTACGGTCTGATTTTTTATTAAAGTTGAAATATTGCCATAACTCCAGTCAAATAACTTTTCATATTTGACCGTCTTGTCACGATAATATGTATAGGGTCTCATATCCGTTACGAAATAATCTAAGAGTCCATCATTATTAATATCTGCTCCATCTACACCCATTGAGAAGAAAGAAGTGTTTTCAAACAGAATTTCATTTTCAAAATTATTTCCTTCATTGTTTATAAATGAGAGGTCTGGAGGATCAAAATCATTTGTCACAAATAAATCCACCCAATCATTATTATTAAAATCTGAGCAAAACAATGACCATGAAGTTTGAACTACACTTCCTTTATTTAACCCAAGCTCTTTAGCGCGAGAATAAAATCCACCATTTTCAGATTGAAGGAAAATTTTAACCGGGGGTATACTGTCCACAGTCATATCATCTTCAATTTTAAACAGCATGGTATTTTCTTCATTAAAATCAACATCCCATGTTGAAATGGCTATATCTGTCAATCCATTTTTGTCAAAATCAGCCAGGCCTATACCACTAACAGCATCTTTAAAGTCTATTTTATAAGCATCGTCTTTTTCAAACTTAAAATTCCCTTTATTTATAAATATCTGAAAATTAGATTCTATTTTTTCCAAAGTCACACTTTCGTCTTCTGTAAAGTTTACATATGAAGATTGACTTGAAGCATCTCTCCTTCCAATTAACAAGTCCAATTTCCCATCGTTATTGATATCCCATATTACAACTGAGGTAGCCCCTCTGAAAGGGGGGATTCCAGATAAACCAAAACGATTTTCAAATTTTAGATCCCCCAGGTTTTCATATAAACCGTGAAGAGAATCACCTACAAGAAAAATATCCTGCAAACCATTGCCATTTAA
Coding sequences within it:
- a CDS encoding S41 family peptidase, whose amino-acid sequence is MYLFDIKQMSGFRELYFLIILWILIFPFQENHARERNDNTDHIAKYIEFWGILKYHHPAVAGGKTNWDAVFLEYLPKLENAKNTVELNTVLWQMLNYCNDIKKPKNKKFKNKRELIVLNSLTFESGDTILDAKIEKLVHSSVKKQHYLIAPFTNGVMTLINETEPQEDVRQNKAVQLLAFARFWNLMNWFYPYKSLLDSDWNTVLETYIPKIQAKAKAAGYDFIMREFAAKIRDTHLVFKSSMLDSILGYSQPPFFTSIIEGKSVITWLDTNDSTVDEKLEIGDVLFKIDETQVDSLLEYYKKYAQAANKTATDRNLNYYLFNGNRDSVSIEVQKTDMSIRKLVLKNKKGYSSERIYDQSLLPSGNLFKVNDTCLYVNAYQANKEKLMEMFADDSSINKIIIDLRNYSYERENYETYKYLLNILAADKNLFSKLYMPLWEKPGAFFMQENRLESYKKSSLKNLKKVILVDEFIQSGGEFNCMRFQSLSNTTTIGTQTAGALGDVICLPMPGNIKIYFTRSVVAYPDGTYIYPNGVKIDHKINRSISGIRAGKDEILERAVAE
- a CDS encoding energy transducer TonB — translated: MKRILLLISLAILVSCSSTFAQEVFAEVEQMPEYPGGQEKLLEYLGKLKKPKKLEKDFTLYVRFLVDTTGEVQEVIIANESETDDEALKQSVVQHVRKMKRWEPGRQKGKPVIVQYVVPYKFQAEAGKE
- a CDS encoding energy transducer TonB, with product MLSKPFTFVLFLILWIFSIDVTAQKIYTIAEEMPEYPGGEMALYEYLYEVPFPEKYKSPEFKNQIQIQFQIDTAGNVQNIGVKNQTDNDELGLIAIEHIEKMPQWKPGIHLGKKVIVQYVLPIPFERLTPKNKKRKGK
- a CDS encoding RluA family pseudouridine synthase, which produces MEENTGNDIEESEGLYEQHRFKADKGQEPMRIDKFLHNRIEGISRNKIQNAAKEGQVFVNGSVVKSNHKIQAGDDIRIMLTTPAREFKLEAEDIPIDVVYEDEHLAVVNKPAGLVVHPGSGNYTGTLVNGLLHHFNELAMKADRTRPGLVHRIDKNTSGLLVIAKTERALTHLSEQFFEKTTERKYHALVWGDLPDDEGKVDVFIGRDQRYRKKMAAYPDGDFGKAAVTHYKVLERFGYTTLIECELETGRTHQIRVHMKHLNCPLFNDDTYGGDRIVKGTIYSKYKQFVENCFQLMPRQALHAKSLGFVHPETGKEMLFESELPEDFTAVLEKWRGYYKYALRK
- a CDS encoding monodechloroaminopyrrolnitrin synthase PrnB family protein, with protein sequence MIKYSADLHLRVSVLDPLGFDPYVDMLHDLNQKENLKGLIELTSDLLPSLKFIQSLDVENNLAAMRDLGFLISSIRKLGVQPVKVVSNLETILLQIAKNTALPPRESSYHYGVWNPAGSRQRTFTKLEDEIGLINGVRNTIPYFENIAFDIFKLLETDNSDFSMLLSNIESNFEKSVSAFAQSMRLIDPWVFSNRLRPYFDPVEVGNKEYIGPGGGQIPLYLVDKMLWFDNDDEIYLKFTRECNAYMPIYLREMFDEIEDKPSLLKKVSTALTDHSNTVDGKCLEQIDNVFKLLYKFRKPHTSLARKSLSKENRGNYETGSAGYKFSFVEHVLRLNIEKYESFKNQFS
- a CDS encoding aminotransferase class V-fold PLP-dependent enzyme, with amino-acid sequence MKIPFNIPYTCNDSSNNVEFLVKNPETISDWVFTQKCKEYFKQKYPEYTAFMTSSCTRAMELIALSIGILPGDEIIMSSYNFVGVANAFSNYGAVLRFTDIDPETMNIPPESIKNLINKKTRAVIVMHYGSVACQLNKIKQICDESDVLLIEDNAQGICAKTDDDRLLGSVGDFSCISFDTLKNIGCSEGGVLLCKNRYVDKVKICYDNGTNRSAFFKKKVNAYEWIDSGSKFNMPEFNAAVLYPLLIKSEQIIEERKLKWNTYFNLMLENPILNKLLPKHQADYKHNAHIFFLKCENKRQRDALMSYLKKNGIMNSFHYTPLHNSIRGRKLNCSIDKDEYTTLESNKLLRLPIYNTISDEEIKYVVSKIEAYFTQ